The Pirellulales bacterium genome contains the following window.
GCTTTTGCCGCAAATCGGCGGTTGCGCCGACGATATTGCGTTGGTGCGCACACTCCACTCCGAATCGTTCAACCATCGGCCGGCCCAAATTTTGCTGAATACCGGCTTCATGCGCGTCGGCCGCCCCCCGCTGGGGTCTTGGCTGGTGTACGGTTTGGGCAGCCCCTCGGAAAACCTGCCCGGCTACGTGGTGCTTAAGACGGGGCCCGAGCCCGATGGCGGCTCGTCAAATTGGTCCAACGCTTTTCTGCCGTCCGATTATCAAGGTGTGCTGTTTCGCAGCGAAGGCCCGCCAATTTTGAATGTCGACAATCCGGCCGGCTTGGATGCCGCCGCCCACCGCTCTAGTCTTGACGCGGTGGCGGAATTGAATCGGCAGCATTATGAGCAAGTGGGCGATCCCGAAATTCTCACCCGCATTGCCAATTACGAATTGGCTTTCCGCATGCAATCTGCCGCGCCGGAATTGACGGAGCTTTCAGGCGAATCTGCCGCGACACGGGAAGCGTATGGCATGAACCGCGTCGATGCCGAGGAAAAAAGCTTTGCCCGCAATTGCTTATTGGCGCGCCGGCTGGTTGAACGGGGCGTGCGGTTTGTCAACATTTATTTTGGCAATTGGGATGCGCACTTCAACTTGGTTCCCAACCACACGCGGCTGTGTAAAACGGTCGATCAGCCCATTGCCGCATTACTTAAGGACCTGAAACAGCGCGGACTGTTAGATACCACGCTGGTGGTGTGGGCCGGCGAGTTTGGCCGCACCCCGGTGGGCGAAAATCGTTCCGCCGGCGGCGAAGTGAGCGGTCGTGATCATCATCCGGGGAGTTTTTCCGTTTGGATGGCCGGCGGCGGAGTGCCCGGCGGTCGAGTGATTGGCGCTACCGACGAAATTGGCTGGAACGCCGTTGAAGATCGCATGGAAATTAACGATCTGCATGCCACCATGCTGCACTTGTTCGGGCTAGATCACAAACGGCTGACTTATCGTTATCAAGGGCGTGATTTTCGCCTGACCGACGTGGCCGGAAATGTGGTTGAGAAACTGCTGCGCAAGCCGGTTTAGAACTGCAGCCTATTTTTCGCGTTATTTGAATTGAAAACGAATGGGTGGCCGGGGTCGAGGCCGCCGAGCCCCCGGAAGTTGAGCCGTTGGGTGCTCACTTCGTTCGACCCCAGCCACCCAAAAAATCCAATTGGTCCCCTGTTTTTTATGGTTTTGCGCTCGTCGGATTGGGCGAGCTTAGGCTGCAAGAATTTGTGTTGCTGCCAGGGCAGTATGGACGATCGGGCGAGCCGCAAGTCGATCCTGGAGGCGTATAACACGGCGAAATTTCCGGCGGTGGCTTGCAGCAATAATCGTCGCAGCCGAAACCACAATACGGCGGCGTGCAGGGCAACGGTTTGCAGCAATAATCGTTCGGTCCGAAGCAGCAAACCGAACAAGGCGGACAAGGCGTCGGCTTGGGACAGTAATCGTTCGGACAAATCAGGCACGGGCGATACAACGAAATGCCTGGACAAAACCACCAGCCATGGCTGGGCGGCGCCGCCGTGGCCATTGCGCCCAAGGCGGCGCTGCCCAGGGCGACCAGTGCCAAGCACGCCACCGTTCGCGCCGGAAAATTGAGGGGCATCCGTCCCATGTTGTGGTCCGTTAGCGATATTGCGCCGCATTCGGCGGAGCGGGCAATGCCAAAACGCCTGTCGCCACCGGCGGAGTGGCCGTTGCCGGAGTGGCTATTGAGGGGACAATCGGGTAAGTCGTCATTGGGGAAGTTGCAGGCCGAGTGGTCGTCGCCATAGTGATTTGCGAATCAGAGTTTTGCAAGAAGCCCGCCGAATCAGGCGGCGGTGAGGCATTTTGCGATGTCGCGCCCAGCGGCAGTTGCGATTGTGCTTGCGGCATCCCTGCGGGCATGCCAACCGCTGGTGCCAATGCTGGCCCAACAGGCAGGCCGTTTTGTTGTCTCGACGACCACCAGTTGTAGCTTGGTGTTGTCGAAAGCGGGGGCAATGGGGACGGCAATCCCGGCAAT
Protein-coding sequences here:
- a CDS encoding DUF1501 domain-containing protein gives rise to the protein MLEILGQQPVLSRRSLLAGGIRGLSGIALASLMASEGLLAADSSGRSDPLAPRKTHFAPTATNCIFFFMWGGPSQLDLFDPKPRLTELDGQPIPESLLANAQFAFVKKETARLKASPFKFQKHGQSGLEFSELLPQIGGCADDIALVRTLHSESFNHRPAQILLNTGFMRVGRPPLGSWLVYGLGSPSENLPGYVVLKTGPEPDGGSSNWSNAFLPSDYQGVLFRSEGPPILNVDNPAGLDAAAHRSSLDAVAELNRQHYEQVGDPEILTRIANYELAFRMQSAAPELTELSGESAATREAYGMNRVDAEEKSFARNCLLARRLVERGVRFVNIYFGNWDAHFNLVPNHTRLCKTVDQPIAALLKDLKQRGLLDTTLVVWAGEFGRTPVGENRSAGGEVSGRDHHPGSFSVWMAGGGVPGGRVIGATDEIGWNAVEDRMEINDLHATMLHLFGLDHKRLTYRYQGRDFRLTDVAGNVVEKLLRKPV